The following are from one region of the Gossypium hirsutum isolate 1008001.06 chromosome D03, Gossypium_hirsutum_v2.1, whole genome shotgun sequence genome:
- the LOC107941244 gene encoding ribonuclease J isoform X4, translating into MAASTSLSLCPYILCRKAGPRNRYISCSVGSPTPISTRRTKVPRKSSGRLDGARKSMEDSVQRKMEQFYEGTAGPPLRVLPIGGLGEIGMNCMLVGHYDRYILIDAGVMFPDYDELGVQKIIPDTTFIKKWSHKIEAVVITHGHEDHIGALPWVIPALDPHTPIYASSFTMELIKKRLKENGIFVPSRLKVFKIRRRFKAGPFEIEPLRVTHSIPDCCGLVLRCADGTILHTGDWKIDESPLDGKTFDRQFLEELSKEGVTLMMSDSTNVLSPGRTISESAVADALLRHISGAKGRIITTQFASNIHRLGSIKAAADVTGRKLVFIGMSLRTYLDAAWKDGKAPIDPSTLVKAEDIDAYAPKDLIIVTTGSQAEPRAALNLASYGSSHSFKLNKEDVILYSAKVIPGNESRVMKMLNRISEIGSTIVIGKNEGLHTSGHGYRGELEEVLQIVKPQHFLPIHGELLFLKEHELLGKSTGIRHTTVIKNGEMLGVSHLRNRRVLSNGFSSLGKENLQLMYSDGDKAFGTSTELCVDERLRIASDGIIVVSMEILRPQKIDGMVENTLKGKIKITTRCLWLDKGKLLDTLHKAAHATLSSCPVNCPLAHMERTVSEVLRKTVRKYSGKRPEVIAIALENPAGVLSDELNENLSGNYNAGFGLPTLRKVVDGHPRRGPPNKMKVEDDGILHLENASEQSLLGVGIVNLLR; encoded by the exons ATGGCAGCTTCCACTTCCCTATCGCTGTGTCCGTACATATTATGTCGCAAGGCAGGCCCTAGAAATCGTTACATTTCTTGCTCCGTCGGCTCTCCTACTCCCATAA GTACACGAAGAACTAAAGTGCCACGTAAAAGTTCAGGAAGATTAGATGGGGCTAGAAAAAGTATGGAAGACTCTGTCCAACGCAAGATGGAGCAGTTTTATGAAGGAACAGCTGGGCCGCCACTTCGGGTCCTTCCGATTGGTGGCTTGGGTGAAATTGGGATGAATTGCATGCTTGTTGGGCATTATGACCGCTATATTCTAATTGATGCTGGTGTTATGTTTCCAGA ctatgatgaacttGGAGTCCAAAAGATTATACCAGATACTACATTTATTAAGAAATGGAGCCACAAAATTGAAGCAGTTGTGATTACACACGGCCATGAAGATCACATTGGTGCGTTGCCTTGG GTTATCCCAGCATTGGATCCCCATACTCCCATATATGCATCATCCTTTACAATGGAG CTGATTAAAAAGCGTTTGAAGGAGAACGGGATTTTTGTTCCGTCTAGActtaaagtatttaaaattagGAGGAGATTTAAGGCTGGGCCATTTGAAATAGAGCCTCTCAGGGTGACCCATTCTATTCCTGATTGTTGTGGACTAGTTCTTCGCTGTGCTGATGGTACAATTCTTCACACTGGGGATTGGAAG ATTGATGAATCGCCATTGGATGGGAAAACTTTCGATCGGCAGTTTTTAGAGGAACTCTCAAAGGAAGGAGTAACACTG ATGATGAGTGACTCAACCAATGTATTGTCACCTGGAAGGACAATTAGTGAAAGTGCAGTAGCGGATGCATTGTTGAGACATATTTCAGGTGCTAAAGGAAGAATTATTACTACCCAGTTTGCTTCAAACATACACCGGCTTGGAAGCATAAAGGCTGCTGCAGATGTAACTGGTAGAAAGTTG GTATTTATTGGCATGTCATTGAGGACATATCTAGATGCTGCTTGGAAGGATGGAAAAGCTCCAATTGATCCATCAACTCTG GTGAAAGCAGAAGATATTGATGCCTATGCTCCAAAGGATTTGATAATCGTCACAACTGGATCCCAA GCAGAGCCACGTGCTGCCTTGAATCTTGCATCATATGGAAGTAGTCATTCCTTTAAACTGAACAAGGAAGATGTGATTCTGTATTCAGCTAAG GTAATCCCTGGTAATGAATCTCGGGTGATGAAGATGCTAAACCGCATATCAGAGATTGGATCAACTATAGTAATAGGTAAGAATGAGGGGCTGCATACTTCTGGTCATGGATATCGTGGAGAACTG GAGGAAGTACTTCAAATTGTGAAGCCGCAACATTTTTTACCTATACATGGAGAGCTTTTGTTTCTAAAGGAGCATGAGCTACTTGGAAAATCAACTGGCATTCGGCACACCACT GTTATAAAGAATGGAGAGATGCTTGGGGTTTCTCATTTGAGGAATAGAAGAGTTCTGTCTAATGGTTTCAGTTCCCTTGGGAAGGAGAATTTGCAG CTAATGTACAGTGATGGTGATAAAGCATTTGGCACATCAACCGAACTTTGTGTTGATGAGAGACTAAGAATTGCGTCTGATGGCATTATAGTGGTCAG CATGGAAATTTTACGCCCTCAAAAGATAGATGGCATGGTTGAAAATACCTTAAAAGGGAAGATAAAAATAACTACTCGCTGCTTATGGTTAGACAAGGGGAAGCTTTTAGATACACTCCATAAAGCTGCTCATGCGACATTGTCAAGCTGTCCTGTGAATTGTCCTCTAGCTCACATGGAAAGAACTGTTTCAGAGGTATTGAGGAAGACAGTAAGGAAGTATAGTGGTAAAAGGCCTGAAGTAATTGCCATTGCATTGGAGAACCCGGCTGGAGTTCTCTCTGATGAGCTGAATGAAAACCTATCTGGCAATTACAATGCTGGTTTTGGGTTACCAACATTGAGAAAAGTGGTAGATGGGCATCCAAGAAGGGGACCACCAAACAAGATGAAAGTAGAAGATGACGGCATTTTGCATTTAGAGAATGCCTCGGAACAAAGTTTATTAG GTGTTGGAATTGTCAATTTATTGAGGTGA
- the LOC107941244 gene encoding ribonuclease J isoform X2, with protein sequence MAASTSLSLCPYILCRKAGPRNRYISCSVGSPTPISTRRTKVPRKSSGRLDGARKSMEDSVQRKMEQFYEGTAGPPLRVLPIGGLGEIGMNCMLVGHYDRYILIDAGVMFPDYDELGVQKIIPDTTFIKKWSHKIEAVVITHGHEDHIGALPWVIPALDPHTPIYASSFTMELIKKRLKENGIFVPSRLKVFKIRRRFKAGPFEIEPLRVTHSIPDCCGLVLRCADGTILHTGDWKIDESPLDGKTFDRQFLEELSKEGVTLMMSDSTNVLSPGRTISESAVADALLRHISGAKGRIITTQFASNIHRLGSIKAAADVTGRKLVFIGMSLRTYLDAAWKDGKAPIDPSTLVKAEDIDAYAPKDLIIVTTGSQAEPRAALNLASYGSSHSFKLNKEDVILYSAKVIPGNESRVMKMLNRISEIGSTIVIGKNEGLHTSGHGYRGELEEVLQIVKPQHFLPIHGELLFLKEHELLGKSTGIRHTTVIKNGEMLGVSHLRNRRVLSNGFSSLGKENLQLMYSDGDKAFGTSTELCVDERLRIASDGIIVVSMEILRPQKIDGMVENTLKGKIKITTRCLWLDKGKLLDTLHKAAHATLSSCPVNCPLAHMERTVSEVLRKTVRKYSGKRPEVIAIALENPAGVLSDELNENLSGNYNAGFGLPTLRKVVDGHPRRGPPNKMKVEDDGILHLENASEQSLLVCHDFIKQMMMLKLKGSYPWKTPALQFPTIQKGLHPILMILMNWRNMSQKLRVMALQAMEMTQK encoded by the exons ATGGCAGCTTCCACTTCCCTATCGCTGTGTCCGTACATATTATGTCGCAAGGCAGGCCCTAGAAATCGTTACATTTCTTGCTCCGTCGGCTCTCCTACTCCCATAA GTACACGAAGAACTAAAGTGCCACGTAAAAGTTCAGGAAGATTAGATGGGGCTAGAAAAAGTATGGAAGACTCTGTCCAACGCAAGATGGAGCAGTTTTATGAAGGAACAGCTGGGCCGCCACTTCGGGTCCTTCCGATTGGTGGCTTGGGTGAAATTGGGATGAATTGCATGCTTGTTGGGCATTATGACCGCTATATTCTAATTGATGCTGGTGTTATGTTTCCAGA ctatgatgaacttGGAGTCCAAAAGATTATACCAGATACTACATTTATTAAGAAATGGAGCCACAAAATTGAAGCAGTTGTGATTACACACGGCCATGAAGATCACATTGGTGCGTTGCCTTGG GTTATCCCAGCATTGGATCCCCATACTCCCATATATGCATCATCCTTTACAATGGAG CTGATTAAAAAGCGTTTGAAGGAGAACGGGATTTTTGTTCCGTCTAGActtaaagtatttaaaattagGAGGAGATTTAAGGCTGGGCCATTTGAAATAGAGCCTCTCAGGGTGACCCATTCTATTCCTGATTGTTGTGGACTAGTTCTTCGCTGTGCTGATGGTACAATTCTTCACACTGGGGATTGGAAG ATTGATGAATCGCCATTGGATGGGAAAACTTTCGATCGGCAGTTTTTAGAGGAACTCTCAAAGGAAGGAGTAACACTG ATGATGAGTGACTCAACCAATGTATTGTCACCTGGAAGGACAATTAGTGAAAGTGCAGTAGCGGATGCATTGTTGAGACATATTTCAGGTGCTAAAGGAAGAATTATTACTACCCAGTTTGCTTCAAACATACACCGGCTTGGAAGCATAAAGGCTGCTGCAGATGTAACTGGTAGAAAGTTG GTATTTATTGGCATGTCATTGAGGACATATCTAGATGCTGCTTGGAAGGATGGAAAAGCTCCAATTGATCCATCAACTCTG GTGAAAGCAGAAGATATTGATGCCTATGCTCCAAAGGATTTGATAATCGTCACAACTGGATCCCAA GCAGAGCCACGTGCTGCCTTGAATCTTGCATCATATGGAAGTAGTCATTCCTTTAAACTGAACAAGGAAGATGTGATTCTGTATTCAGCTAAG GTAATCCCTGGTAATGAATCTCGGGTGATGAAGATGCTAAACCGCATATCAGAGATTGGATCAACTATAGTAATAGGTAAGAATGAGGGGCTGCATACTTCTGGTCATGGATATCGTGGAGAACTG GAGGAAGTACTTCAAATTGTGAAGCCGCAACATTTTTTACCTATACATGGAGAGCTTTTGTTTCTAAAGGAGCATGAGCTACTTGGAAAATCAACTGGCATTCGGCACACCACT GTTATAAAGAATGGAGAGATGCTTGGGGTTTCTCATTTGAGGAATAGAAGAGTTCTGTCTAATGGTTTCAGTTCCCTTGGGAAGGAGAATTTGCAG CTAATGTACAGTGATGGTGATAAAGCATTTGGCACATCAACCGAACTTTGTGTTGATGAGAGACTAAGAATTGCGTCTGATGGCATTATAGTGGTCAG CATGGAAATTTTACGCCCTCAAAAGATAGATGGCATGGTTGAAAATACCTTAAAAGGGAAGATAAAAATAACTACTCGCTGCTTATGGTTAGACAAGGGGAAGCTTTTAGATACACTCCATAAAGCTGCTCATGCGACATTGTCAAGCTGTCCTGTGAATTGTCCTCTAGCTCACATGGAAAGAACTGTTTCAGAGGTATTGAGGAAGACAGTAAGGAAGTATAGTGGTAAAAGGCCTGAAGTAATTGCCATTGCATTGGAGAACCCGGCTGGAGTTCTCTCTGATGAGCTGAATGAAAACCTATCTGGCAATTACAATGCTGGTTTTGGGTTACCAACATTGAGAAAAGTGGTAGATGGGCATCCAAGAAGGGGACCACCAAACAAGATGAAAGTAGAAGATGACGGCATTTTGCATTTAGAGAATGCCTCGGAACAAAGTTTATTAG TCTGTCATGATTTCATCAAGCAGATGATGATGCTGAAGCTGAAAGGTTCTTACCCGTGGAAGACACCAGCACTTCAATTCCCGACTATACAGAAAGGCTTACACCCAATACTGATGATTCTGATGAATTGGAGGAACATGAGCCAGAAGTTAAGAGTGATGGCACTGCAAGCAATGGAGATGACTCAGAAATGA
- the LOC107941244 gene encoding ribonuclease J isoform X1 encodes MAASTSLSLCPYILCRKAGPRNRYISCSVGSPTPISTRRTKVPRKSSGRLDGARKSMEDSVQRKMEQFYEGTAGPPLRVLPIGGLGEIGMNCMLVGHYDRYILIDAGVMFPDYDELGVQKIIPDTTFIKKWSHKIEAVVITHGHEDHIGALPWVIPALDPHTPIYASSFTMELIKKRLKENGIFVPSRLKVFKIRRRFKAGPFEIEPLRVTHSIPDCCGLVLRCADGTILHTGDWKIDESPLDGKTFDRQFLEELSKEGVTLMMSDSTNVLSPGRTISESAVADALLRHISGAKGRIITTQFASNIHRLGSIKAAADVTGRKLVFIGMSLRTYLDAAWKDGKAPIDPSTLVKAEDIDAYAPKDLIIVTTGSQAEPRAALNLASYGSSHSFKLNKEDVILYSAKVIPGNESRVMKMLNRISEIGSTIVIGKNEGLHTSGHGYRGELEEVLQIVKPQHFLPIHGELLFLKEHELLGKSTGIRHTTVIKNGEMLGVSHLRNRRVLSNGFSSLGKENLQLMYSDGDKAFGTSTELCVDERLRIASDGIIVVSMEILRPQKIDGMVENTLKGKIKITTRCLWLDKGKLLDTLHKAAHATLSSCPVNCPLAHMERTVSEVLRKTVRKYSGKRPEVIAIALENPAGVLSDELNENLSGNYNAGFGLPTLRKVVDGHPRRGPPNKMKVEDDGILHLENASEQSLLDDDAEAERFLPVEDTSTSIPDYTERLTPNTDDSDELEEHEPEVKSDGTASNGDDSEMTGSQPKSSKPKRNKWKPEEVKKLIKMRGDLHSRFQVVKGRMALWEEISTSLLEDGITRSPAQCKSLWASLVQKYEESKNEKRSHKSWPYFEDMNKVLSDFEATATT; translated from the exons ATGGCAGCTTCCACTTCCCTATCGCTGTGTCCGTACATATTATGTCGCAAGGCAGGCCCTAGAAATCGTTACATTTCTTGCTCCGTCGGCTCTCCTACTCCCATAA GTACACGAAGAACTAAAGTGCCACGTAAAAGTTCAGGAAGATTAGATGGGGCTAGAAAAAGTATGGAAGACTCTGTCCAACGCAAGATGGAGCAGTTTTATGAAGGAACAGCTGGGCCGCCACTTCGGGTCCTTCCGATTGGTGGCTTGGGTGAAATTGGGATGAATTGCATGCTTGTTGGGCATTATGACCGCTATATTCTAATTGATGCTGGTGTTATGTTTCCAGA ctatgatgaacttGGAGTCCAAAAGATTATACCAGATACTACATTTATTAAGAAATGGAGCCACAAAATTGAAGCAGTTGTGATTACACACGGCCATGAAGATCACATTGGTGCGTTGCCTTGG GTTATCCCAGCATTGGATCCCCATACTCCCATATATGCATCATCCTTTACAATGGAG CTGATTAAAAAGCGTTTGAAGGAGAACGGGATTTTTGTTCCGTCTAGActtaaagtatttaaaattagGAGGAGATTTAAGGCTGGGCCATTTGAAATAGAGCCTCTCAGGGTGACCCATTCTATTCCTGATTGTTGTGGACTAGTTCTTCGCTGTGCTGATGGTACAATTCTTCACACTGGGGATTGGAAG ATTGATGAATCGCCATTGGATGGGAAAACTTTCGATCGGCAGTTTTTAGAGGAACTCTCAAAGGAAGGAGTAACACTG ATGATGAGTGACTCAACCAATGTATTGTCACCTGGAAGGACAATTAGTGAAAGTGCAGTAGCGGATGCATTGTTGAGACATATTTCAGGTGCTAAAGGAAGAATTATTACTACCCAGTTTGCTTCAAACATACACCGGCTTGGAAGCATAAAGGCTGCTGCAGATGTAACTGGTAGAAAGTTG GTATTTATTGGCATGTCATTGAGGACATATCTAGATGCTGCTTGGAAGGATGGAAAAGCTCCAATTGATCCATCAACTCTG GTGAAAGCAGAAGATATTGATGCCTATGCTCCAAAGGATTTGATAATCGTCACAACTGGATCCCAA GCAGAGCCACGTGCTGCCTTGAATCTTGCATCATATGGAAGTAGTCATTCCTTTAAACTGAACAAGGAAGATGTGATTCTGTATTCAGCTAAG GTAATCCCTGGTAATGAATCTCGGGTGATGAAGATGCTAAACCGCATATCAGAGATTGGATCAACTATAGTAATAGGTAAGAATGAGGGGCTGCATACTTCTGGTCATGGATATCGTGGAGAACTG GAGGAAGTACTTCAAATTGTGAAGCCGCAACATTTTTTACCTATACATGGAGAGCTTTTGTTTCTAAAGGAGCATGAGCTACTTGGAAAATCAACTGGCATTCGGCACACCACT GTTATAAAGAATGGAGAGATGCTTGGGGTTTCTCATTTGAGGAATAGAAGAGTTCTGTCTAATGGTTTCAGTTCCCTTGGGAAGGAGAATTTGCAG CTAATGTACAGTGATGGTGATAAAGCATTTGGCACATCAACCGAACTTTGTGTTGATGAGAGACTAAGAATTGCGTCTGATGGCATTATAGTGGTCAG CATGGAAATTTTACGCCCTCAAAAGATAGATGGCATGGTTGAAAATACCTTAAAAGGGAAGATAAAAATAACTACTCGCTGCTTATGGTTAGACAAGGGGAAGCTTTTAGATACACTCCATAAAGCTGCTCATGCGACATTGTCAAGCTGTCCTGTGAATTGTCCTCTAGCTCACATGGAAAGAACTGTTTCAGAGGTATTGAGGAAGACAGTAAGGAAGTATAGTGGTAAAAGGCCTGAAGTAATTGCCATTGCATTGGAGAACCCGGCTGGAGTTCTCTCTGATGAGCTGAATGAAAACCTATCTGGCAATTACAATGCTGGTTTTGGGTTACCAACATTGAGAAAAGTGGTAGATGGGCATCCAAGAAGGGGACCACCAAACAAGATGAAAGTAGAAGATGACGGCATTTTGCATTTAGAGAATGCCTCGGAACAAAGTTTATTAG ATGATGATGCTGAAGCTGAAAGGTTCTTACCCGTGGAAGACACCAGCACTTCAATTCCCGACTATACAGAAAGGCTTACACCCAATACTGATGATTCTGATGAATTGGAGGAACATGAGCCAGAAGTTAAGAGTGATGGCACTGCAAGCAATGGAGATGACTCAGAAATGACAGGCTCTCAACCAAAGTCGTCAAAGCCTAAGCGGAACAAATGGAAACCTGAAGAGGTTAAGAAGCTAATTAAAATGCGGGGGGATTTGCATAGCAGATTTCAAGTTGTAAAAGGCAGAATGGCCCTCTGGGAAGAAATATCTACAAGTTTGTTGGAAGATGGAATTACTCGAAGCCCAGCGCAGTGTAAATCTCTATGGGCATCTCTGGTTCAGAAATATGAG GAAAGCAAGAATGAGAAGAGAAGTCATAAAAGCTGGCCCTATTTTGAGGACATGAATAAAGTTTTATCTGATTTTGAGGCAACAGCCACAACATGA
- the LOC107941244 gene encoding ribonuclease J isoform X3, with the protein MKITLVIPALDPHTPIYASSFTMELIKKRLKENGIFVPSRLKVFKIRRRFKAGPFEIEPLRVTHSIPDCCGLVLRCADGTILHTGDWKIDESPLDGKTFDRQFLEELSKEGVTLMMSDSTNVLSPGRTISESAVADALLRHISGAKGRIITTQFASNIHRLGSIKAAADVTGRKLVFIGMSLRTYLDAAWKDGKAPIDPSTLVKAEDIDAYAPKDLIIVTTGSQAEPRAALNLASYGSSHSFKLNKEDVILYSAKVIPGNESRVMKMLNRISEIGSTIVIGKNEGLHTSGHGYRGELEEVLQIVKPQHFLPIHGELLFLKEHELLGKSTGIRHTTVIKNGEMLGVSHLRNRRVLSNGFSSLGKENLQLMYSDGDKAFGTSTELCVDERLRIASDGIIVVSMEILRPQKIDGMVENTLKGKIKITTRCLWLDKGKLLDTLHKAAHATLSSCPVNCPLAHMERTVSEVLRKTVRKYSGKRPEVIAIALENPAGVLSDELNENLSGNYNAGFGLPTLRKVVDGHPRRGPPNKMKVEDDGILHLENASEQSLLDDDAEAERFLPVEDTSTSIPDYTERLTPNTDDSDELEEHEPEVKSDGTASNGDDSEMTGSQPKSSKPKRNKWKPEEVKKLIKMRGDLHSRFQVVKGRMALWEEISTSLLEDGITRSPAQCKSLWASLVQKYEESKNEKRSHKSWPYFEDMNKVLSDFEATATT; encoded by the exons ATGAAGATCACATTG GTTATCCCAGCATTGGATCCCCATACTCCCATATATGCATCATCCTTTACAATGGAG CTGATTAAAAAGCGTTTGAAGGAGAACGGGATTTTTGTTCCGTCTAGActtaaagtatttaaaattagGAGGAGATTTAAGGCTGGGCCATTTGAAATAGAGCCTCTCAGGGTGACCCATTCTATTCCTGATTGTTGTGGACTAGTTCTTCGCTGTGCTGATGGTACAATTCTTCACACTGGGGATTGGAAG ATTGATGAATCGCCATTGGATGGGAAAACTTTCGATCGGCAGTTTTTAGAGGAACTCTCAAAGGAAGGAGTAACACTG ATGATGAGTGACTCAACCAATGTATTGTCACCTGGAAGGACAATTAGTGAAAGTGCAGTAGCGGATGCATTGTTGAGACATATTTCAGGTGCTAAAGGAAGAATTATTACTACCCAGTTTGCTTCAAACATACACCGGCTTGGAAGCATAAAGGCTGCTGCAGATGTAACTGGTAGAAAGTTG GTATTTATTGGCATGTCATTGAGGACATATCTAGATGCTGCTTGGAAGGATGGAAAAGCTCCAATTGATCCATCAACTCTG GTGAAAGCAGAAGATATTGATGCCTATGCTCCAAAGGATTTGATAATCGTCACAACTGGATCCCAA GCAGAGCCACGTGCTGCCTTGAATCTTGCATCATATGGAAGTAGTCATTCCTTTAAACTGAACAAGGAAGATGTGATTCTGTATTCAGCTAAG GTAATCCCTGGTAATGAATCTCGGGTGATGAAGATGCTAAACCGCATATCAGAGATTGGATCAACTATAGTAATAGGTAAGAATGAGGGGCTGCATACTTCTGGTCATGGATATCGTGGAGAACTG GAGGAAGTACTTCAAATTGTGAAGCCGCAACATTTTTTACCTATACATGGAGAGCTTTTGTTTCTAAAGGAGCATGAGCTACTTGGAAAATCAACTGGCATTCGGCACACCACT GTTATAAAGAATGGAGAGATGCTTGGGGTTTCTCATTTGAGGAATAGAAGAGTTCTGTCTAATGGTTTCAGTTCCCTTGGGAAGGAGAATTTGCAG CTAATGTACAGTGATGGTGATAAAGCATTTGGCACATCAACCGAACTTTGTGTTGATGAGAGACTAAGAATTGCGTCTGATGGCATTATAGTGGTCAG CATGGAAATTTTACGCCCTCAAAAGATAGATGGCATGGTTGAAAATACCTTAAAAGGGAAGATAAAAATAACTACTCGCTGCTTATGGTTAGACAAGGGGAAGCTTTTAGATACACTCCATAAAGCTGCTCATGCGACATTGTCAAGCTGTCCTGTGAATTGTCCTCTAGCTCACATGGAAAGAACTGTTTCAGAGGTATTGAGGAAGACAGTAAGGAAGTATAGTGGTAAAAGGCCTGAAGTAATTGCCATTGCATTGGAGAACCCGGCTGGAGTTCTCTCTGATGAGCTGAATGAAAACCTATCTGGCAATTACAATGCTGGTTTTGGGTTACCAACATTGAGAAAAGTGGTAGATGGGCATCCAAGAAGGGGACCACCAAACAAGATGAAAGTAGAAGATGACGGCATTTTGCATTTAGAGAATGCCTCGGAACAAAGTTTATTAG ATGATGATGCTGAAGCTGAAAGGTTCTTACCCGTGGAAGACACCAGCACTTCAATTCCCGACTATACAGAAAGGCTTACACCCAATACTGATGATTCTGATGAATTGGAGGAACATGAGCCAGAAGTTAAGAGTGATGGCACTGCAAGCAATGGAGATGACTCAGAAATGACAGGCTCTCAACCAAAGTCGTCAAAGCCTAAGCGGAACAAATGGAAACCTGAAGAGGTTAAGAAGCTAATTAAAATGCGGGGGGATTTGCATAGCAGATTTCAAGTTGTAAAAGGCAGAATGGCCCTCTGGGAAGAAATATCTACAAGTTTGTTGGAAGATGGAATTACTCGAAGCCCAGCGCAGTGTAAATCTCTATGGGCATCTCTGGTTCAGAAATATGAG GAAAGCAAGAATGAGAAGAGAAGTCATAAAAGCTGGCCCTATTTTGAGGACATGAATAAAGTTTTATCTGATTTTGAGGCAACAGCCACAACATGA